The Lysobacter luteus genome contains the following window.
AGGTCCATTCCATCGGCGAGCGCCTGCTGGCCGAATCGCCAACGGTGGCCGATGCGATCGTCGCGCGGTGGGTAGGCGGGGCGGTGCGCTATGCCGGCGCCTGACGCGCGGGTCGGGGCTGCCGGCATAATCGGGCAATGACCGACACGCCCCCCGACACCGATCGCATTCCGCTGCTTATCGACACCGACCCCGGCGTCGATGACGCGCTCGCCCTGCTGATGGCCTTCAACGATCCACGCCACGAGGTCGTCGGGCTGACGATCGCGGCCGGCAATGTCGGGCTGCCGCATACCGTCGCCAACGCGCTCAAGCTGTGCGAAGTGGCCGGCGTGGACGTGCCGGTGTTTGCCGGATGCGCCACCCCGCTGCTGCACATGGCCGAAGATGCCGGCTACGTACATGGCCGCGACGGCTTCGGCGACATCGGTTACACGCCGGCCGCGCGCCAGCCGGAGGGCGAGCACGCCGCGCTTGCGATCCTGCGACTGTCGCACGAGTTCGCCGGCCGCCTGCTGCTGGTCGCGCTGGGTCCGTTGACCAACCTCGCCCTCGCGCTCCGGCTCGATCCCGGCCTGCCTTCCCGCGTGGCACGGCTGGTGGTGATGGGCGGCGCGGTGACCGGGCGCGGCAACACCAGCGCCGTCGCCGAGTTCAACATCGGCTTCGACCCGGAAGCCGCCCACATCGTGTTCGACGCCTTCCCGAAGGTCGACCTGGCCGACTGGGAGGCGGTGATGGAGCACGGGTTCCCACACCGCGATGTCGAGCGCTGGCTGGCGTGCGGCCATCCCCGGGCGACGTTCTACGAGGAGATCTCGCGCAAGACCCGGCAGTGGGCGGGCGATAGCCGGGGCGATCGCTGGCATTCGGCCGATGCGTTGGCGATGGCCTACGCGCTGGAGCCGTCGGCCGCGCTGGAGGTGGTCGAACGGCCCCTGGCGGTGGAGCTGGCCGGCCACCACAGCCGCGGCGCAACAGTGGTGGACTGGCAGCGCCGCGGCGGCTCACCCGACAATGCCGCGATCCTGATGCGCTACGACCAGGCCCGGTTCGAGGCCCGCATCGAGGCCGCGCTGGCGGCGCGTTAGTCGTGCGCACAACGGGCTTGCGTCGCTCCCGGAACGGCCGCTATACTGCCGCGCTTCCCTCCGCATAATTGGTGAGTGCCAATGAAAGCCGGCATCCATCCTGAATACCGCGAAGTCGTGTTCCAGGACGTGACCAGCGACTTCCAGTTCCTGACCCGCTCGACCCTTGGCAGCAAGGAGTCGGTCAAGTGGGAGGACGGCAACGAGTACCCGTTGATCAAGGTCGACATCTCGTCGGCGTCGCACCCGTTCTACACGGGCAAGCACAAGATCATGGATACCGGCGGTCGCGTGGACAAGTTCCGCAAGCGCTACGCCAAGTAAGCGCAGACGCAAGCTGCATCCACGACGGTCGCCGCGAGGCGGCCGTCGTCGTTTCCGCCGCCCGGCCTTTGCGGGGAGGGCCGTGCCCCGGCCCGGCCTCCGCGGGAACGCTGTGTTGCGTCGTGCACCGGGGACCATGCGGTACGGCACTGTGCGATAATTGGGAGATCGCGGTGCGGTCCGCGTTCTTGTCCATCCCCCCTCCGTCCCCGACCGGTTCGCGGACGTGCAGACATGAGGAGTGCTTCGTGTCCGAAACATCTTCCAGCGCCCAGGCGACCCTTTCCGTCGGTGACAGCAGCGTCGAGCTGCCGGTCCAGCGTCCCACCATCGGCGCACCGTGCATCGACATCGGCAAGCTGCCCAAGGCCACCGGCCACTTCACCTACGACCCGGGCTTCACCGCGACGGCGAGCTGCAAGTCGGCAATCACCTACATCGACGGCGACGAGGGCGTGCTGCTGTACCGCGGCTACCCGATCGAACAGCTCGCCGAGCAGTCGAGCTTCCTCGAGGTGGCCTACCTGCTGATCAACGGCCAGCTGCCGGACCGCAACGAGTTCGCCTCGTTCGAGCACGAGGTCACGCATCACACGATGATGCACGAGGCCTTCAAGGGCTTCCTCGGCGGCTTCCGCCACGACGCCCACCCGATGGCGATGCTGGTCGGCATGCTCGGTTCGATGGCGAGCTTCTACCACAACGATCTCGACCTGGACGACCCGGAGCAGCGCCGCCTGGCCGCGATCCGCCTGATCGCCAAGGTGCCGACGATCGCCGCCGCCTGCTACCGCCACTCGGTCGGCTGGCCGCTGCGCTACCCGCGCAACAACCTCGACTACACCACGCGCTTCCTGCACATGCTGTACGAAGTGCCGAGCGAGCCGCTGGAGCTGAACCCGGTCGCCGCGAAAGCGATGGACCTGTTGTTCATCCTGCACGCCGACCATGAGCAGAATGCGTCGACCTCGACTGTGCGCCTGGTCGGCTCCACCGGTGCCAACCCGTACGTCTGCGTCGCCTCCGGCGTCGCGGCGCTCTGGGGACCTGCGCACGGTGGCGCCAACGAAGCCGTGCTCAAGATGCTCAACGAGATCGGCCGTCCGGAAAACGTGCAGTCGGCGATCGACAAGGCAAAGGACAAGGAGTCCGGCTTCCGCCTGATGGGCTTCGGCCACCGCGTCTACAAGAACTACGACCCGCGCGCTGCGCTGGTGCGCAAGATGACCCACGAGGTGCTCGGCCAGCTCGGCGTGAACGATCCGCTGCTCGACGTGGCGATGAAGCTCGAGGAAGCCGCGCTGAAGGACGACTACTTCGTCCAGCGCAAGCTCTATCCGAACGTCGATTTCTACAGCGGCATCATCTACAAGGCGCTCGGCATCCCGGTGGAGATGTTCACCGTGATGTTCGCCATTGCCCGGACCGCGGGCTGGGTCGCGCACTGGCTGGAGCAGCA
Protein-coding sequences here:
- a CDS encoding nucleoside hydrolase; translation: MTDTPPDTDRIPLLIDTDPGVDDALALLMAFNDPRHEVVGLTIAAGNVGLPHTVANALKLCEVAGVDVPVFAGCATPLLHMAEDAGYVHGRDGFGDIGYTPAARQPEGEHAALAILRLSHEFAGRLLLVALGPLTNLALALRLDPGLPSRVARLVVMGGAVTGRGNTSAVAEFNIGFDPEAAHIVFDAFPKVDLADWEAVMEHGFPHRDVERWLACGHPRATFYEEISRKTRQWAGDSRGDRWHSADALAMAYALEPSAALEVVERPLAVELAGHHSRGATVVDWQRRGGSPDNAAILMRYDQARFEARIEAALAAR
- a CDS encoding type B 50S ribosomal protein L31, which codes for MKAGIHPEYREVVFQDVTSDFQFLTRSTLGSKESVKWEDGNEYPLIKVDISSASHPFYTGKHKIMDTGGRVDKFRKRYAK
- a CDS encoding citrate synthase, whose product is MSETSSSAQATLSVGDSSVELPVQRPTIGAPCIDIGKLPKATGHFTYDPGFTATASCKSAITYIDGDEGVLLYRGYPIEQLAEQSSFLEVAYLLINGQLPDRNEFASFEHEVTHHTMMHEAFKGFLGGFRHDAHPMAMLVGMLGSMASFYHNDLDLDDPEQRRLAAIRLIAKVPTIAAACYRHSVGWPLRYPRNNLDYTTRFLHMLYEVPSEPLELNPVAAKAMDLLFILHADHEQNASTSTVRLVGSTGANPYVCVASGVAALWGPAHGGANEAVLKMLNEIGRPENVQSAIDKAKDKESGFRLMGFGHRVYKNYDPRAALVRKMTHEVLGQLGVNDPLLDVAMKLEEAALKDDYFVQRKLYPNVDFYSGIIYKALGIPVEMFTVMFAIARTAGWVAHWLEQQDDPENKIGRPRQIYTGSPKRDYVGIDGR